The Pseudomonadota bacterium DNA segment CTCCGTAATCGAGAAGGGAGCGTACCAATGGGACGTCTTGTAAAAATCAAGCGCTGGTCATAACCTTCCCTCAATACTGAGAGGGGGGGGGGCTATGAAGAAGCTTTGGGGTGGTCGTTTTTCAGAATCAGCGGATAGTTTTGCAGAGGCTTTCGGTGCCTCTATCCTCTTTGATTGCAGGCTCGCCCCCTTTGATATTCAGGGCAGTATTGCGCATGCACAGATGCTCGGTGAAACCGGCATTATCACAGCACAGGAATCCAGCACCATTCAGCAGGGCCTAAGTCAGGTACGCGCCAAGCTAGAGCGCGGAGAGATTGAGTTTAGAATCTCAGATGAGGATATTCATATGAATATCGAGCGCTATCTGACAGAGGAGATAGGCTCATTAGCAGGCAAGCTCCACACGGCGCGCAGCAGAAACGATCAGGTAGCATTGGATTGCCATCTCTTTGTTCGAGCACAGATTATTGAGTTCGTCTCGGCGTTACTACTCTTACAAGAGAGCCTAATCGGACAGGCGCGCGCCAATCCTGCCGCTATTATGCCGGGGTATACGCACCTGCAACGGGCTCAACCGGTACTTTTTTCGCACCATCTCTTGGCATATGCGCAGATGTTTCAGCGCGATATTGGGCGGCTTACCGATCTCTGGAAACGGGTTAATATTCTACCCCTTGGGGCAGGTGCGCTAGCCGGAACGACATTCCCTATAAATCGGGAACGGGTTGCTGAGCTCTTAGGATTTGATGAGCTCTATGAGAACAGCATGGACGCTGTTAGCGACCGTGACTTTGTTATCGAGTTTATATCGTGTGCCGCTACCTGTATGATGCACCTCTCGCGCCTCGGCGAAGAGCTGGTGCTCTGGACTACGGGCGAATTTAGCTTTGTGGAGCTGCACGATTCGCTCTCTACTGGAAGCAGTATCATGCCGCAAAAAAAGAACCCAGACTTTGCCGAGCTCATACGCGGCAAAACCGGAAGGGTATACGGGGCGCTCACTACGATTCTAACCGTGATGAAGGGATTACCCCTGGCCTATAATAAGGATATGCAAGAGGACAAGGAGTGTCTATTCGATACGGTCGATACCGTACTTGGATCGCTCAGGGTAGCGGCGGATATGATCCGCACCTGTAAGATTAACGCGCTATCAATGCGCGCTAGCGCGGAGCTTGGCTATACCAACGCAACCGATGCGGCTGATTATCTCGCCAAAAAAGGCCTGCCATTCAGAGAGGCTCATGAGGTGGTGGGCAAGCTAGTGCGTTACGGTATTACAGAGGGAAAGGGGCTTGAGGCCTTATCGCTTGATGAGTACAAGCAGCTCTCTCCTATCTTTGAAGCCGATATCTTCGAGGCAATCGCGCTTGAAACCGTTGTTAATAGAAGAACCAGTAGGGGAGGAACAGCGGCATCGGCCGTAGAGCAACAACTTAAGCTGCTTGAAAATGAGGGTGCGTGCACGCTTGAGTGGATTGCTATACACACTAAGATAGTTGGTTAGTGCGCCACCTGAGAGTTTAGAAGATCGCCGCCCCGTTTTAGCCCCGTAGCGTTTTCAAGCTTTATCACAAAGGACTGAGCGGCTGCAGAGATCTGCTGCTTAGACCAACCTAGAAGCGTTAGCTCGTCGGTGTATGCGGTTGCAAAGTTAAGGTAGTAATGCAGCAGCTCCTCATCGCAGGCGATCGTAAAGAGCCCTCGGCGAGGCATCATCGGAACATCCTTTACGTGAAATATTTCGCGCTGTGAGATAAGCTTGGTGAAGTAGACCCAGGCATCACGGGTTAAAAGCTGCGCTACCTTCTCCTCATCCTTGCCTAGCTCTATCGAGTACTTAGCGTTCATATACGGAGTTGCGGTAGGGTTAATTGTGTTACTTACCGAAATTATGATGCTACGCCGTGGTAGAAGGGTTCCAGTAACTATTCTCTCAGTCAGAACCTCATAATGGAGCTCAATAGTCCGGATCTATCCTTATGGGTCACCATCGAAACTAAGATCCTTTACTACATGCCGATTTGGCCGGATAATTAACGTATTAGCCAGCAAAGGACGTAGCATATGGCAGCGGGCAGAGATATCGACCCTAATCTAAAGCTCTCTCACCAAGAGATTGAGAACGCTAAAGCCTCCCTTCAGTTGGGCCTATACGCACTGAACAATCTTAAAAATGAAGACAACCTGACGAGGCTATCTGAAAAGATAGCTAATGTGACGCAAAATATTCGAAAGATCGCAACAACCCTTGACCAGATCCGCTACGGCGTTAATGAGATCCTGGAAAACCTCCCGCTACCTGACACCCGTGCCGAGAGGTTAGTTAAATGGTTCAGTCTAACTCCAACCGTCACGCAATGCTTCTCTGCTACCATGAACTACATGCGAGA contains these protein-coding regions:
- the argH gene encoding argininosuccinate lyase yields the protein MKKLWGGRFSESADSFAEAFGASILFDCRLAPFDIQGSIAHAQMLGETGIITAQESSTIQQGLSQVRAKLERGEIEFRISDEDIHMNIERYLTEEIGSLAGKLHTARSRNDQVALDCHLFVRAQIIEFVSALLLLQESLIGQARANPAAIMPGYTHLQRAQPVLFSHHLLAYAQMFQRDIGRLTDLWKRVNILPLGAGALAGTTFPINRERVAELLGFDELYENSMDAVSDRDFVIEFISCAATCMMHLSRLGEELVLWTTGEFSFVELHDSLSTGSSIMPQKKNPDFAELIRGKTGRVYGALTTILTVMKGLPLAYNKDMQEDKECLFDTVDTVLGSLRVAADMIRTCKINALSMRASAELGYTNATDAADYLAKKGLPFREAHEVVGKLVRYGITEGKGLEALSLDEYKQLSPIFEADIFEAIALETVVNRRTSRGGTAASAVEQQLKLLENEGACTLEWIAIHTKIVG